Proteins encoded within one genomic window of Streptomyces sp. NBC_00523:
- a CDS encoding ATP-binding protein, with the protein MTTAQQLPLAELWERLGHVERRVRVAVALRHEGDPAPDDPLRGQYLTPAGVERVLDSRDAFLPVPDLGSEPPAEQGRIAELAARFGLTGPDVELLLVAMAPDVDARFERLYGYLNDDLTRRRATIGLALELCGLPGAGPGRFRFAPSAPLVAAGLVEVLEPERPLLSRVLRVPDRITAHLLGDDGVDARLHGLVRVAGPDGEPDDGPVTRRVAAAAGTGSGFTHLLDRGGDPARLAVGALAASGLRPLVVDPAALAAAPEPAHAARMLATEARLSGGGLVLGPLETLAPEQPKGAALLGALCAAVGGGSPLLVYGRKHWDPLWAGESPVTVAVPPPDPADAVRRWRGALTGAGAAAGLAAGTEEADALLADATRAYRLDSGQIRRAADVAARLAAQEDRPVAAADLRTAVRAQNGAGLARLARRIEPTVGWDDLVLPPATRRQLSDLALRARHRDQVLGRWRMRPGGGRGRGIVALFAGESGTGKTMSAEVVAADLGMELYVVDLSSVVDKYVGETEKNLERIFVEASEVNAVLLFDEADAVFGKRSQVKDAQDRHANVESAYLLQRVESFDGIAVLTTNLRANLDEAFTRRLDVVADFPVPDAQQRLALWERCLGTEVPRAPDLDLQTCADRFELTGGSIRACAVTAAYQAAESGRPLDTGQLVGAVLAEYRKLGRLVLESEFGPWLERRKR; encoded by the coding sequence GTGACCACCGCTCAGCAGCTCCCCCTCGCCGAGCTCTGGGAACGGCTCGGGCACGTCGAGCGGCGGGTGCGGGTCGCCGTCGCGCTGCGGCACGAAGGGGACCCCGCGCCGGACGATCCGCTGCGGGGGCAGTACCTCACGCCCGCCGGTGTCGAGCGCGTCCTGGACTCGCGCGACGCGTTCCTCCCCGTACCGGACCTCGGGTCCGAACCACCCGCCGAGCAGGGGCGGATCGCGGAGCTGGCCGCCCGGTTCGGGCTGACCGGGCCCGACGTGGAGCTGCTGCTCGTCGCCATGGCGCCGGACGTCGACGCGCGGTTCGAGCGGCTGTACGGGTATCTCAACGACGACCTGACCCGGCGCCGCGCCACGATCGGGCTGGCCCTCGAACTGTGCGGGCTGCCCGGCGCGGGCCCCGGCCGGTTCCGGTTCGCCCCGTCCGCGCCGCTCGTCGCGGCCGGGCTCGTGGAGGTGCTGGAGCCCGAACGCCCCCTGCTCTCCCGGGTGCTGCGCGTCCCGGACCGGATCACCGCGCATCTCCTCGGCGACGACGGGGTGGACGCCCGGCTGCACGGGCTGGTCCGGGTGGCGGGCCCGGACGGGGAGCCGGACGACGGCCCGGTCACCCGGCGCGTCGCGGCGGCGGCCGGGACCGGGAGCGGGTTCACGCATCTGCTGGACCGGGGCGGCGACCCGGCCCGTCTCGCCGTCGGCGCGCTCGCCGCGTCCGGGCTGCGCCCGCTCGTCGTGGACCCGGCGGCCCTGGCGGCGGCGCCCGAACCGGCGCACGCCGCCCGGATGCTGGCCACCGAGGCCCGGCTGAGCGGCGGCGGGCTGGTCCTCGGCCCGCTGGAGACGCTGGCGCCGGAACAGCCCAAGGGCGCCGCGCTCCTCGGGGCGCTGTGCGCGGCGGTCGGCGGCGGCTCGCCGTTGCTCGTGTACGGGCGGAAGCACTGGGACCCGTTGTGGGCCGGGGAGAGCCCGGTGACGGTCGCGGTCCCGCCGCCGGACCCGGCGGACGCGGTACGGCGGTGGCGCGGCGCGCTCACCGGGGCCGGTGCCGCCGCCGGGCTCGCCGCCGGGACGGAGGAGGCCGACGCCCTGCTCGCGGACGCGACCCGGGCGTACCGGCTGGACTCCGGCCAGATCCGCCGGGCCGCCGACGTGGCCGCCCGGCTGGCCGCGCAGGAGGACCGCCCGGTGGCCGCCGCCGACCTGCGGACCGCCGTCCGGGCGCAGAACGGCGCGGGGCTCGCCCGCCTCGCCCGGCGCATCGAGCCCACCGTCGGCTGGGACGACCTGGTGCTGCCCCCGGCGACCCGCCGCCAGCTCTCCGACCTGGCCCTGCGCGCCCGCCACCGCGACCAGGTGCTCGGGCGGTGGCGGATGCGGCCGGGCGGCGGCCGGGGGCGGGGCATCGTCGCGCTGTTCGCCGGGGAGTCCGGGACGGGCAAGACCATGTCGGCCGAGGTCGTCGCGGCGGACCTGGGCATGGAGCTGTACGTGGTCGACCTGTCGTCCGTGGTCGACAAGTACGTCGGGGAGACCGAGAAGAACCTGGAACGGATCTTCGTGGAGGCGTCCGAGGTCAACGCGGTGCTGCTGTTCGACGAGGCGGACGCCGTCTTCGGGAAGCGCTCGCAGGTCAAGGACGCGCAGGACCGGCACGCGAACGTCGAGTCGGCGTACCTGCTCCAGCGCGTCGAGTCCTTCGACGGCATCGCCGTCCTCACGACCAATCTGCGGGCCAACCTGGACGAGGCGTTCACCCGCCGCCTGGACGTGGTCGCCGACTTCCCCGTACCGGACGCGCAGCAACGCCTGGCCCTCTGGGAACGCTGCCTCGGTACGGAGGTCCCCCGCGCCCCGGACCTCGACCTGCAGACGTGCGCGGACAGGTTCGAGCTGACCGGCGGCTCGATCCGCGCGTGCGCGGTGACCGCCGCGTACCAGGCGGCGGAATCGGGCCGCCCGCTGGACACCGGGCAGCTGGTGGGCGCGGTCCTAGCGGAGTACCGGAAGCTCGGACGCCTGGTCCTGGAGAGCGAGTTCGGCCCGTGGCTGGAGCGCAGGAAGCGCTGA
- a CDS encoding DUF4255 domain-containing protein produces MIHEVDEALRLLLVDAGLEDSGVDLVFDAPTKDWSARRNAPTVSVFLYGIREDATRRRSGTSEEYDAEGLVTGRREPPRWFELTYLVTAWTNRPQDEHRLLSEVLRCLIRTRALPARMLTGSLADLALTVEMEAASAGSGDRPSTVDVWSALGGELKAAIDVRVWAPLSGEVEPAGPPVTEGLLVRTAAAVDGRATDPGRRLRYEGPTDASGEGFAAERERQLPPGRRKRGGGVAR; encoded by the coding sequence GTGATCCACGAAGTGGACGAGGCGCTGCGGCTGTTGCTGGTGGACGCGGGCCTTGAGGACAGCGGCGTGGACCTGGTCTTCGACGCCCCGACGAAGGACTGGTCCGCCCGCCGCAACGCGCCCACGGTCAGCGTCTTCCTGTACGGCATCCGCGAGGACGCGACGCGCCGCCGCAGCGGCACGTCGGAGGAGTACGACGCGGAGGGCCTGGTCACCGGCCGCCGCGAGCCCCCGCGCTGGTTCGAGCTGACGTACCTGGTGACGGCGTGGACCAACCGCCCCCAGGACGAACACCGCCTGCTCTCCGAGGTGTTGCGCTGCCTGATCCGCACCCGCGCGCTGCCCGCGCGGATGCTCACGGGCAGCCTCGCCGACCTCGCCCTCACGGTCGAGATGGAGGCCGCGTCGGCGGGCTCGGGCGACCGCCCGTCCACGGTGGACGTCTGGTCCGCGCTGGGCGGCGAGCTGAAGGCCGCGATCGACGTACGCGTATGGGCCCCGCTATCCGGCGAGGTGGAGCCCGCCGGTCCGCCGGTCACGGAGGGCCTGCTCGTCCGCACGGCCGCCGCCGTGGACGGCAGAGCGACCGACCCGGGCCGCCGCCTGCGCTACGAAGGCCCCACGGACGCGTCCGGCGAGGGCTTCGCGGCGGAACGGGAGCGCCAACTGCCCCCGGGGCGGCGGAAGCGCGGGGGCGGGGTCGCCCGGTGA
- a CDS encoding eCIS core domain-containing protein, which translates to MSQREHRTDRTAETRSAPARGPAPVERAELLEVQRTLGNAAALHLLRRAGQAQGAAPEQPAVQRSAVHDVLNGSGRPLEASLRAEMESRLGADFSDVRVHDDAAARASAAGVGARAYTSGHHVVIGEGGADKHTLAHELTHVIQQRQGPVSGSDNGSGLRVSDPSDRFERAAEANAHRVMRGAAPAAHEGHAHEHAHTAGDGVVQRAPQQTMGRNIAAGLGQYGAQIGELAARIGTTSENVINALLDPAYDPMGAHDIAPEILDSNLKDPIEYAACFPTAHDLFPVLTDPAVNPPRQGPNPEKAADIQEFQAAVHTLTDSIREAWSEGLQSVFRIEYAGHGFTLVIRIAEDGQPHIELIESLAHAAGITTSLSNAPGMTVEHVLDALTAMSSGDVAERVRGAHMLGWNAHALYLGDPQPTEQERFPQTRMKWWRQPLSPQAGDNWFAQFKLRFNFVAQTYGTTQLT; encoded by the coding sequence TTGTCCCAGCGTGAGCACCGTACCGACCGGACCGCCGAGACCAGGTCCGCCCCAGCGCGCGGCCCGGCGCCCGTCGAACGGGCCGAACTCCTGGAGGTCCAGCGGACCCTGGGCAACGCGGCCGCCCTGCACCTGCTGCGGCGGGCCGGACAGGCGCAGGGGGCGGCCCCGGAGCAGCCCGCCGTGCAGCGCTCGGCCGTCCACGACGTGCTGAACGGCAGCGGCAGGCCGCTGGAGGCCTCGCTGCGCGCGGAGATGGAGTCCCGGCTCGGCGCGGACTTCTCGGACGTACGCGTCCACGACGACGCGGCGGCCCGCGCGTCCGCCGCCGGGGTCGGGGCCCGCGCCTACACCAGCGGCCACCACGTCGTCATCGGCGAGGGCGGCGCCGACAAGCACACGCTGGCCCATGAGCTGACCCACGTCATCCAGCAGCGGCAGGGGCCCGTCTCCGGCAGCGACAACGGCTCCGGACTGCGGGTCTCCGACCCCTCCGACCGCTTCGAGCGGGCGGCCGAGGCCAACGCGCACCGGGTGATGCGGGGCGCGGCCCCGGCCGCGCACGAGGGCCACGCGCACGAGCACGCCCACACGGCCGGGGACGGCGTCGTCCAGCGGGCGCCGCAGCAGACCATGGGCCGGAACATCGCGGCGGGCCTCGGCCAGTACGGGGCGCAGATCGGTGAACTGGCCGCCAGGATCGGCACGACGAGCGAGAACGTGATCAACGCCCTGCTCGATCCCGCCTACGACCCGATGGGCGCGCACGACATCGCGCCCGAGATCCTGGACAGCAACCTCAAGGACCCGATCGAGTACGCGGCGTGCTTCCCCACCGCACACGATCTCTTCCCGGTGCTGACCGACCCCGCCGTGAACCCGCCCCGGCAGGGGCCCAACCCGGAGAAGGCCGCCGACATCCAGGAGTTCCAGGCGGCGGTGCACACCCTGACGGACTCGATCCGGGAGGCATGGTCGGAGGGCCTGCAGTCGGTGTTCCGCATCGAGTACGCGGGGCACGGATTCACCCTGGTCATCCGGATCGCCGAAGACGGGCAGCCGCACATCGAGCTCATCGAGAGCCTGGCCCACGCGGCCGGGATCACCACGTCGCTGAGCAACGCGCCGGGTATGACGGTGGAGCATGTCCTCGACGCCCTGACCGCGATGTCCTCCGGTGACGTCGCCGAGCGGGTGCGGGGTGCGCACATGCTCGGCTGGAACGCCCACGCGCTCTACCTCGGTGACCCCCAGCCGACCGAGCAGGAGCGTTTCCCGCAGACCCGGATGAAGTGGTGGCGGCAGCCGCTGTCCCCGCAGGCCGGCGACAACTGGTTCGCCCAGTTCAAGCTGCGCTTCAACTTCGTCGCCCAGACCTACGGCACGACGCAGCTGACCTGA
- a CDS encoding helix-turn-helix transcriptional regulator has translation MTTITTDMTTTGAAAHRALSPPEQPAPGIPAPASGRVSVAVYAEDLILRTGVVQQLRLRPEIDLIPEAEADRAQVSLVVVDMVNEPAVQLLHRLQRNTATRTGLVVGYFEAGALQTLIEYGVAAVLRRGEADQDRLVHLVTAIAKGEGVLPGDLLGKLIDHVSSLHRSVLDPRGLSLSTLTTREAEMIRLVSEGYGTAEIAQKTSYSERTVKNVLHEVATRLNLRNRAHAVGYAMRHGLI, from the coding sequence ATGACCACGATCACGACAGACATGACGACGACGGGGGCGGCGGCACACCGCGCCCTCTCCCCGCCCGAGCAGCCCGCGCCGGGCATACCCGCCCCGGCGTCCGGCCGGGTCTCGGTGGCGGTGTACGCGGAGGACCTGATCCTCCGGACCGGGGTGGTGCAACAGCTGCGCCTGCGACCGGAGATCGACCTGATCCCGGAGGCGGAGGCGGACCGGGCCCAGGTCTCCCTGGTGGTGGTGGACATGGTGAACGAGCCCGCCGTCCAGCTCCTGCACCGCCTCCAGCGCAACACGGCGACCCGGACCGGCCTGGTCGTCGGCTACTTCGAGGCGGGCGCCCTCCAGACGCTCATCGAATACGGGGTGGCCGCCGTGCTGCGGCGCGGGGAGGCCGACCAGGACCGGCTGGTCCATCTGGTGACGGCCATCGCGAAGGGCGAGGGGGTCCTTCCCGGGGACCTCCTCGGCAAGCTCATCGACCACGTCAGCAGCCTGCACCGCTCGGTCCTGGACCCGCGGGGCCTCTCGCTGTCCACGCTCACGACCCGGGAGGCGGAGATGATCCGGCTGGTGTCGGAGGGCTACGGCACGGCGGAGATCGCGCAGAAGACCTCGTACTCCGAGCGCACCGTCAAGAACGTGCTGCACGAGGTCGCGACCCGCCTCAACCTGCGCAACCGGGCACACGCGGTGGGGTACGCGATGCGGCACGGCCTCATCTGA
- a CDS encoding COG1470 family protein, protein MPTVTVTPGAEATTTLTVRNDGDIVEAYTLDVVGDCAAWTTVEPARVSLYPGTSETVTVRFAPPRSHEVRAGEKPLGIRVLPAEHPESVTVPEMTVVVEPFHELRARLEPGRRRGWLGARFRTVVQNLGNAPTEVALAGRQQGEELRLAFTPERRKLEPGESAEAGLKVRARKLIWFGAPAAWPFEVVAGEPEDAGAENPRQGGPEPLQGEFAQIPVFPKWLLILLAAILALLLAWFALVRPAVRSTAKEAGAKAAQEENRQPRQGGSASGGGQQDPQGKGEASGGADGSGGATGGSGSTGGSGGGSGGGGNPQQMSETIDVQTAPGGRKTGTYVVPEGKTFGVTDIVVANFQGDEGLLTISFGQRKITTIALETFRNQDYHWVTPIQIQEKAAVTVSVTCAKPGTPATGKQASGCHQVLNVSGELTDVSPDER, encoded by the coding sequence ATGCCCACGGTGACGGTGACGCCCGGCGCCGAAGCGACGACCACGCTCACCGTGCGCAACGACGGCGACATCGTCGAGGCGTACACCCTCGACGTGGTCGGCGACTGTGCGGCGTGGACCACGGTGGAGCCGGCCCGGGTCTCCCTCTACCCCGGCACCTCCGAGACCGTCACGGTGCGCTTCGCGCCGCCCCGGTCCCACGAGGTCCGCGCCGGTGAGAAGCCTTTGGGTATACGGGTGTTGCCCGCCGAGCACCCCGAGTCGGTGACCGTCCCCGAGATGACGGTGGTGGTCGAGCCGTTCCACGAGCTGCGCGCCCGCCTGGAACCGGGGCGCCGCCGCGGCTGGCTGGGGGCCCGCTTCCGTACCGTCGTGCAGAACCTGGGGAACGCTCCCACGGAGGTCGCGCTCGCGGGCCGGCAGCAGGGCGAGGAACTGCGCCTCGCGTTCACCCCGGAGCGCCGGAAGCTGGAGCCGGGCGAGTCCGCCGAGGCGGGGCTCAAGGTCCGGGCCCGCAAGCTGATCTGGTTCGGCGCGCCGGCCGCCTGGCCGTTCGAGGTGGTGGCCGGGGAGCCGGAGGACGCCGGGGCCGAGAACCCCCGGCAGGGCGGACCGGAGCCGCTTCAGGGCGAGTTCGCCCAGATCCCGGTGTTCCCGAAGTGGCTGCTGATCCTGCTCGCGGCGATCCTCGCGCTGCTGCTCGCCTGGTTCGCGCTGGTGCGCCCGGCCGTCCGCTCCACCGCCAAGGAGGCGGGCGCCAAGGCCGCCCAGGAGGAGAACCGGCAGCCCCGGCAGGGCGGTTCGGCTTCGGGCGGCGGGCAGCAGGACCCCCAGGGCAAGGGGGAGGCGTCGGGCGGCGCCGACGGGTCCGGCGGTGCGACGGGCGGCTCCGGCTCGACCGGTGGCAGCGGCGGCGGCTCGGGCGGCGGCGGGAACCCGCAGCAGATGTCCGAGACCATCGACGTGCAGACCGCTCCCGGGGGCCGGAAGACCGGTACCTATGTGGTTCCGGAAGGCAAGACTTTCGGGGTCACGGACATCGTCGTCGCGAATTTCCAGGGCGACGAGGGGCTGCTGACGATCTCCTTCGGGCAGCGGAAGATCACCACCATTGCCCTGGAGACGTTCAGGAACCAGGACTATCACTGGGTCACCCCCATTCAGATTCAGGAGAAGGCCGCAGTCACCGTTTCTGTGACCTGCGCAAAGCCTGGGACTCCGGCCACCGGTAAGCAGGCTTCCGGATGTCACCAAGTGCTCAATGTCAGCGGTGAGCTGACCGATGTCTCACCGGACGAACGATAG
- a CDS encoding phage tail sheath family protein: MPSYLTPGVYVEEVQSGARPIEGVGTAVAAFVGFAETGPFHRPTLVTSWDQYVSSFGTFTPDTYLTLAVHGFFSNGGGAAYIVRIGGPAEDAPQGDAPATAPSVAVGGFLVSARPGAGDGISIEVADAEGENPPEDRFRLLVRQGGKVVETFDTSVRKNVKGYLVTQARQSKLIEVTEQPGTAQSRPEKQSLTLAPATPDASTTGRTGPTEYVGDASARTGIAALEAIDEITMVAVPDLMSAHQRGDIDDEGVRAVQLALIAHCEQMGDRVAVLDTPPGMNAQRVRTWRNDDAGYDSRYATVYYPWLKVLDPATGRQTLMPPSGHVAGVWARSDGERGVHKAPANEVIRGALDLELRLSRGEQDLLNPIGVNCVRAFPGRGIRIWGARTLSSDPAWRYLNVRRLFNYLEESILLGTQWVVFEPNDDRLWSSIRRNVTAFLSEEWRRGALFGRTAEEAFYVKCDRDNNPQESIDLGQVVCEIGVAPVKPAEFVVFRLSQFSDSTSLVDE, from the coding sequence ATGCCGTCGTACCTCACCCCAGGTGTATACGTGGAGGAGGTGCAGTCCGGAGCACGGCCCATCGAGGGTGTCGGCACCGCGGTCGCCGCCTTCGTCGGCTTCGCGGAGACCGGTCCCTTCCACCGGCCGACGCTGGTGACCAGCTGGGACCAGTACGTTTCGTCGTTCGGCACCTTCACCCCGGACACGTATCTGACGCTCGCCGTCCACGGGTTCTTCAGCAACGGCGGCGGCGCCGCGTACATCGTGCGCATCGGCGGCCCCGCCGAGGACGCGCCGCAGGGCGACGCTCCCGCGACGGCCCCCTCCGTGGCCGTCGGCGGCTTCCTGGTCTCGGCCCGGCCGGGCGCCGGCGACGGGATCTCCATCGAGGTCGCCGACGCCGAGGGCGAGAACCCGCCGGAGGACCGCTTCCGCCTGCTGGTCCGTCAGGGCGGCAAGGTCGTGGAGACCTTCGACACCTCCGTACGCAAGAACGTCAAGGGCTACCTGGTCACCCAGGCCCGCCAGTCGAAGCTCATCGAGGTCACCGAGCAGCCCGGCACGGCGCAGTCCCGCCCGGAGAAGCAGAGCCTCACCCTCGCGCCCGCCACCCCGGACGCGTCCACCACCGGCCGGACCGGCCCCACCGAGTACGTGGGCGACGCGTCGGCGCGTACCGGCATCGCGGCCCTCGAGGCGATCGACGAGATCACCATGGTCGCCGTCCCCGACCTGATGAGCGCCCACCAGCGCGGCGACATCGACGACGAGGGCGTCCGCGCCGTACAGCTCGCCCTCATCGCGCACTGCGAGCAGATGGGCGACCGGGTCGCCGTCCTGGACACCCCGCCCGGCATGAACGCCCAGCGCGTCCGCACCTGGCGCAACGACGACGCCGGCTACGACTCGCGCTACGCGACCGTGTACTACCCCTGGCTCAAGGTCCTCGACCCGGCCACCGGCCGCCAGACCCTGATGCCCCCGAGCGGCCACGTCGCCGGTGTCTGGGCTCGCAGCGACGGCGAGCGCGGGGTGCACAAGGCGCCCGCCAACGAGGTCATCCGGGGCGCGCTCGACCTCGAACTCCGCCTCAGCCGGGGCGAGCAGGACCTCCTCAACCCGATCGGCGTCAACTGCGTGCGCGCGTTCCCCGGCCGGGGCATCCGGATCTGGGGCGCCCGCACCCTCTCCTCCGACCCGGCCTGGCGCTACCTCAACGTCCGCCGGCTCTTCAACTACCTGGAGGAGTCCATCCTCCTGGGCACCCAGTGGGTCGTGTTCGAGCCCAACGACGACCGCCTCTGGTCGAGCATCCGGCGCAACGTCACCGCGTTCCTCTCCGAGGAGTGGCGCCGGGGCGCGCTCTTCGGCCGTACGGCGGAGGAGGCGTTCTACGTCAAGTGCGACCGGGACAACAACCCGCAGGAGTCCATCGACCTCGGCCAGGTCGTCTGCGAGATCGGTGTCGCGCCCGTGAAGCCGGCGGAGTTCGTCGTCTTCCGCCTCTCCCAGTTCTCGGACAGCACGAGCCTCGTGGACGAGTGA
- a CDS encoding phage tail protein — protein sequence MAEGDALSTHVFGVQLGGYLVESIQEISGLTVEEEVVEVRQVTSTGKQIIRKQPGARQAGEVTITRGLDKSSEFTKWIKETLNNGAVDTARQNLTIEIKDSKGDTVRRIQLMQGWASRWEGPSLKAGESSAATETVTITFEEIVVE from the coding sequence ATGGCAGAGGGCGACGCTCTTTCCACCCACGTCTTCGGCGTGCAGCTCGGCGGCTATCTCGTGGAGTCCATCCAGGAGATCAGCGGCCTCACCGTCGAGGAGGAGGTGGTGGAGGTCCGGCAGGTGACCTCCACCGGCAAGCAGATCATCCGCAAGCAGCCCGGCGCGCGGCAGGCCGGCGAGGTGACGATCACCCGGGGACTCGATAAGAGCAGCGAGTTCACCAAGTGGATCAAGGAGACGCTGAACAACGGCGCCGTCGACACCGCGCGGCAGAACCTCACCATCGAGATCAAGGACTCGAAGGGTGACACCGTCCGCCGCATCCAGCTGATGCAGGGCTGGGCCAGCCGCTGGGAGGGCCCCTCGCTGAAGGCCGGCGAGTCCAGCGCGGCGACCGAGACGGTGACCATCACCTTCGAGGAGATCGTGGTCGAATGA
- a CDS encoding DUF6760 family protein, with protein MTYAPSRLREEIAYIAYHFHWQREEILDLTHGERQEWVREIARINTRVNESG; from the coding sequence GTGACGTACGCGCCTTCCCGGCTGCGGGAGGAGATCGCGTACATCGCCTACCACTTCCACTGGCAGCGCGAGGAGATCCTCGACCTCACCCATGGTGAGCGGCAGGAATGGGTGAGGGAGATAGCGCGGATCAACACCCGCGTGAACGAGAGCGGGTGA
- a CDS encoding phage tail protein: MTDNIFATSVFFKLTIGGSDLGAFHTCSGLGAEVEIEQYAEGGNNGYTWQLPGRITWTNITLTRPVTADTLKIARWLNETTQRVERKDGEIVALRPDLSRIVSWQVQGIVPVRWQGPSFDPASSQAAVETLEIAHEGLVPS; the protein is encoded by the coding sequence ATGACGGACAACATCTTCGCGACGAGCGTGTTCTTCAAGCTCACCATCGGCGGCAGCGACCTCGGCGCGTTCCACACCTGCTCGGGGCTCGGCGCCGAGGTGGAGATCGAGCAGTACGCCGAGGGCGGCAACAACGGGTACACCTGGCAGCTGCCGGGACGGATCACGTGGACCAACATCACGCTGACCCGCCCCGTCACCGCCGACACCCTCAAGATCGCCCGCTGGCTGAACGAGACGACGCAACGCGTCGAACGCAAGGACGGCGAGATCGTCGCCCTGCGCCCCGACCTCAGCCGGATCGTCAGCTGGCAGGTGCAGGGGATCGTCCCGGTCCGCTGGCAGGGGCCGTCCTTCGACCCGGCCAGCTCACAGGCGGCCGTCGAGACGCTGGAGATCGCGCACGAAGGGCTGGTGCCCTCCTGA
- a CDS encoding CIS tube protein, with the protein MEPPSDVGAKPGGTLARLTLQFNPATLSLRKSTEWRRTPSRTAGESALPEFVGSGPRSLSLDVFLDATATHDNSVEKAVEQLMTACVPTPSSLGRKKPSSPWVRFDWGTSRTTSFDGVLSSLSVSYTLFDVDGKPLRATCSLSIEEASVDPAGQNPTSGSREARRTHTVVAGDSLPLLAWREYGDATAWRTIAEANGIDDPMHLPPGSELLVPALEDGAAEDGVPEAAR; encoded by the coding sequence ATGGAGCCGCCGTCCGACGTCGGCGCGAAGCCGGGCGGGACCCTCGCCCGGCTGACGCTCCAGTTCAACCCGGCGACGCTCTCGCTGCGCAAGTCCACCGAGTGGCGCCGCACGCCGTCCCGCACGGCGGGCGAGTCCGCGCTGCCCGAATTCGTGGGCAGCGGGCCGCGCTCCCTGTCCCTCGACGTGTTTCTCGACGCCACCGCCACGCACGACAACTCCGTGGAGAAGGCGGTCGAGCAGCTGATGACGGCCTGCGTGCCGACGCCCAGCAGCCTGGGCCGGAAGAAGCCGTCGAGCCCGTGGGTGCGCTTCGACTGGGGGACCTCGCGGACGACATCGTTCGACGGCGTACTGTCCAGCCTCTCCGTCTCGTACACGCTCTTCGACGTGGACGGGAAGCCGCTGCGCGCCACCTGCTCGCTGTCCATCGAGGAGGCGAGCGTCGACCCGGCCGGGCAGAACCCCACGTCCGGCTCGCGGGAGGCCCGGCGTACGCACACGGTCGTCGCCGGGGACAGCCTGCCGCTGCTCGCCTGGCGGGAGTACGGCGATGCCACGGCCTGGCGCACGATCGCGGAGGCGAACGGCATCGACGACCCCATGCACCTGCCCCCGGGCAGCGAACTCCTGGTGCCCGCGCTGGAGGACGGCGCGGCCGAGGACGGCGTACCGGAGGCAGCCCGATGA